One window of Salminus brasiliensis chromosome 16, fSalBra1.hap2, whole genome shotgun sequence genomic DNA carries:
- the tmem218 gene encoding transmembrane protein 218 — MAGAVLGVGTGVFLIALSWIVTLVLSLLLSRASAPTKLLIFPIVFLASTITLILVLFPRAPEVPSPVKEMQVVDTFFIGRYVLLSLVSVVFLAALFALLPFHLLEPMYAKPVRAH, encoded by the exons ATGGCTGGAGCAGTGCTTGGTGTCGGTACCGGGGTTTTCCTCATTGCGCTGAGCTGGATCGTCACGCTTGTTCTCAGCCTCCTTCTGTCCAGAGCCTCCGCTCCAACAAA GTTGCTGATCTTCCCCATTGTCTTCCTGGCTTCAACCATCACTTTGATTCTCGTGCTCTTCCCGCGAGCCCCTGAAGTCCCTTCCCCTGTTAAAGAAATGCAG GTAGTGGACACCTTCTTTATCGGCCGCTACGTGCTGCTGTCCCTAGTGAGCGTGGTGTTCCTGGCAGCTCTCTTCGCACTCTTGCCCTTCCACCTCCTGGAGCCCATGTATGCCAAGCCTGTGAGAGCCCACTAG